TACCAAAAAAGATTGCAGAAGACGTCAACATAACGGGCACTCGCAATGTGAACACCTTCGCTCAATCACTTCCACTCTTAGAGCGCTACATCTACTTCAGCACAGCCTATGTTTCAGGAAAAAGGGTTGGCGTTATTAAAGAAGATGAGCTTGATCAAGGACAGGCCTTTAAGAACCATTACGAATCTACAAAGTTTGAAGCAGAAAAGCTCGTGGCAGAGCTTAAAAATGTACCTTACACCATTATTCGGCCTGGGGTAGTGGTGGGACATTCCGTGACCGGGGAGACGGTTAAGTTTGATGGCCCATATTTTATTATGCGCTTTTTAGACCGTCTTCGATATATACCCATTCCTTATTTGGGCAAGTCGGAGGCCCTGTTCAACGTTGTGCCTGCTGACTATATCGTTGATGCCACATTGTGTCTGGCGCAATCAGAAGACGCCGTAAATCGGGCGTTCCACCTCACAGATCCTTCACCTTATGAAAGCCGGGAGCTTTACCGCATGGTTTGCAAAGAGCTGCTCGGCAAAACACCTTCGTGGACCATTTCACCAGCGCTTGTTGAATTTGCTCTTTCTATTTCCATATTCCGGCGCTTTTTTAAAGTAGAAAAGGAAGCGCTTGAGTATTTCCGATGTACCTCACAATATGATGCTTCAGGAGCCAAGGGCGTGCTCGCAAAAGGCGGCGTTCAATGTCCTGATTTTAAAGATTATGTGTCCAGCATGGTGAAATATTATAAAACGCACAGAAGAGATCCCGATAAATTAATTCAAGTGAAGTAGGAGGACAGTAAAATTTCGAAAACACTCATAGCGAAGAAAGGGGTGTTCAAGATGAAAGAATCCTGGAAGACGAGGATTGTCCGCTGCGGCTTTAACTTGTTTCCTGCCTTTAGAGGGACGGGAGCAAGAGTCATCTATATTGCTGGAGACTATTCGGAGATCCGCATCAAGCTGCCGCTTAACTGGCGTACCCGAAATTATGTCGGCACGATCTTTGGCGGCAGCATGTATGGTGCGGTGGATCCCATCTATATGTACATGTTCTTAAAAATGCTCGGCAATGATTATATCGTATGGGATAAAGCCGCCTCCATCCGGTTTAAAAAGCCGGGAAAAAGCACATTGTACGCTACGTTTAAGATAACGAATGAAGAGCTGGATGAAGTTAAGAGAGCGCTTGAGGGAAAACGGAGTCTTGACCGGGTGTATGACGTGGAGCTTGTTGATGAGAGCGGCACGGTCCATGCCGTAGTGGAGAAAACCATTTATATCCGAAAAAAAGACAGGGAAAGCAATCTGTCATCAGGGAACGTTGTCTCATTGCCAAAATCAGAATCCAAATAAGGAGGAAGAGAAATGCCAAAAGCGATCGAAGAATTGACTGTACAGGAAACGGTAAAAAAAATTGAACAGGTACTGAATAAAAATCCGGGACCGATTCAAGGAGTTCATGCTGCGTATCAATATGACATCACAGACGAGGAATACTCGTTTCAGCTTCACTTGAATGACGGAAGTGCAAAAGTAGTGGAAAATTTTGAAGAGCGGGCAGATTGTGTCATCCTCATCTCTTATCCCAACTTCAAGAAAATGCTTTTAGGCAAACTGAACGGTACCGCCGCCTTCATGATGGGGAAA
This genomic stretch from Fictibacillus marinisediminis harbors:
- a CDS encoding SDR family oxidoreductase, whose amino-acid sequence is MKGCLLTGYPGFLASKLLKEMQRRNEDTQFALIVHPSQLDKAERLAANKQNVRLFAGDITKEGLDLDAEQTEWLREQMTHVFHLAAVYDLAVPKKIAEDVNITGTRNVNTFAQSLPLLERYIYFSTAYVSGKRVGVIKEDELDQGQAFKNHYESTKFEAEKLVAELKNVPYTIIRPGVVVGHSVTGETVKFDGPYFIMRFLDRLRYIPIPYLGKSEALFNVVPADYIVDATLCLAQSEDAVNRAFHLTDPSPYESRELYRMVCKELLGKTPSWTISPALVEFALSISIFRRFFKVEKEALEYFRCTSQYDASGAKGVLAKGGVQCPDFKDYVSSMVKYYKTHRRDPDKLIQVK
- a CDS encoding SCP2 sterol-binding domain-containing protein; the encoded protein is MPKAIEELTVQETVKKIEQVLNKNPGPIQGVHAAYQYDITDEEYSFQLHLNDGSAKVVENFEERADCVILISYPNFKKMLLGKLNGTAAFMMGKLKVKGDAGKALKVEALLREYNMADHF
- a CDS encoding DUF4442 domain-containing protein gives rise to the protein MKESWKTRIVRCGFNLFPAFRGTGARVIYIAGDYSEIRIKLPLNWRTRNYVGTIFGGSMYGAVDPIYMYMFLKMLGNDYIVWDKAASIRFKKPGKSTLYATFKITNEELDEVKRALEGKRSLDRVYDVELVDESGTVHAVVEKTIYIRKKDRESNLSSGNVVSLPKSESK